TCAATCATTTAATCTCATTCCTACATTAACAGCTATTGAGAATGTTGAATACCCAATGATATTTAGTGGTATTTCAAGGGCAGAAAGATTGAAAAGGTCTGAAGAAATTCTTGAAAAATTAGGTTTGGGAGATAGATTAAAACACAATCCAACAGAGCTATCAGGCGGAGAGCAACAGAGAGTGTCTATAGCAAGAGCAATTATAAATGAACCTGAAATAATTCTTGCAGATGAGCCAACTGGAAACTTAGATTCAAA
This DNA window, taken from Actinomycetota bacterium, encodes the following:
- a CDS encoding ATP-binding cassette domain-containing protein, which translates into the protein QSFNLIPTLTAIENVEYPMIFSGISRAERLKRSEEILEKLGLGDRLKHNPTELSGGEQQRVSIARAIINEPEIILADEPTGNLDSKTGKGIMDVLKTINEEMGRTLIVVTHDIYISYYSDRRVYLSDGKIEKIEEVKV